A single region of the Bacillota bacterium genome encodes:
- a CDS encoding MFS transporter translates to MAKPVLASAETEPVTTTSSFNWRAVTWATAAHFVIDLYVNTVPPLLPYLAEMLGLTMTQTGVVLTVQSITGSFLQPFMGLFLDRWGKSWWLAASVVYSAGMIALIGLFPSYWTLLVFFGLAGLGSSLLHPLGSVASTRSAGSQPGLAISVYSTGGNLGFSLGPLVAAGMVYQFGFKGLAYLFPFSILFALSFLRVRQDLPEHVSTPKCAQQELAHTEIHDGWWAVILLVLVSWLRAWTQYIFIAYYSYHFIHRGYGVGISAPIMSVFLLAGTAGTLV, encoded by the coding sequence GTTACGTGGGCTACAGCAGCCCACTTTGTTATTGACCTTTATGTAAACACCGTACCGCCCCTGCTGCCATATCTCGCCGAAATGCTGGGTCTTACCATGACCCAGACCGGGGTGGTACTGACAGTGCAATCCATCACCGGCTCCTTCCTGCAGCCCTTCATGGGTCTGTTCCTGGATCGGTGGGGTAAGAGCTGGTGGCTGGCAGCCAGCGTGGTTTACTCTGCCGGCATGATCGCCCTTATCGGTCTTTTTCCCAGCTACTGGACGCTGCTGGTTTTCTTCGGGCTAGCCGGCCTCGGTTCCTCGCTGCTGCATCCGCTGGGTTCAGTTGCTTCCACCCGTTCGGCCGGGTCTCAGCCTGGGTTGGCCATCTCTGTTTACAGTACCGGCGGCAATTTGGGCTTCTCGTTAGGGCCCTTGGTGGCAGCCGGGATGGTGTACCAGTTTGGCTTCAAAGGGTTGGCTTATCTGTTCCCGTTTAGTATATTATTTGCCCTTAGCTTTCTACGAGTGCGTCAGGATCTACCCGAACACGTTTCCACTCCCAAATGCGCTCAGCAGGAACTGGCACACACGGAAATCCATGACGGTTGGTGGGCGGTGATTTTACTGGTGCTTGTTTCCTGGCTGCGTGCCTGGACTCAATATATATTCATTGCTTATTACTCCTATCATTTTATCCACCGTGGATATGGCGTGGGAATTTCTGCCCCCATTATGAGTGTCTTCCTTCTGGCCGGCACCGCAGGCACCTTAGTCG